The Gossypium hirsutum isolate 1008001.06 chromosome A13, Gossypium_hirsutum_v2.1, whole genome shotgun sequence nucleotide sequence TATGCTAGTGTGCGTTTGTTTTGAATTAAGCTTCGGAAGTTGAATTTTATGTTTGATCTAACTAATTACATGCTTTCCAATTGTTGAATTTCAAGTAATTAAGGGATAGTTTGTTCTAAAATAATTTGATGTAACTTTCAAACTTGGTCTTAACTTCTAAGCCGGATATAGGTGTTAcaattatttgaaataataagTGCGTTGTTACGTTCCTCCCCAACAACATCTAACTTGGGAAGAACTTGTTTAAAAGTAGAATTAGACAAAATCTTGGTAAGAGGATCATCAAATTGATCAGCAGAGAGAATATTAGTAATTCAAACTTGAGAACGCCACACTTGTTTACGAACAAAGTGAAGCTCAACTTCTAAATGCTTCATTTTGGTGTGGTTCACTAGATTTGCCGACTCTAATATTGTCAAATAGTATCAATGGCATGTTGGGAATACGACATGGAGGTCTATGAGCAGGTGCGTGATCCAATATATTTTGAAAAGAGCAACAACTACAATACGATATTCTACTTTTAtagatgaataaaaaaatatcatttcataTGATTACCTTAAATATCAACATTTAAAACATCTcatttaatacttttattatatataattataaacatatcattcaataCTTAATTGATACTATTACTATGCTATAAGTTGAATGAACACTTACCTTATGAATTTTACAGAAATGCCAAGTTgagaaatcaaataattaaatattagagTTAATCCACACACATGATGATTGAAACTTAAAAGTAGTAATTAGTGTCCACTTGGAAAACTGAGACCCCAGGAATAAGTAGTGGTAAAGAGGTTAAAAGGTAGATACTGTATGTCGGCTACTATCATTGGCAATTAATAAATGTTGCTCTAACATAATAAgaaaaaggggttgctaagtatGTACAATCAAAATGTGCTTGGTTCCCAAAGTGATATAATATAATCTATTAAATAGGTATGTATGTAATATATGCTTTTGCAGAGGCATGTGCTCCCAAACCCCATGATCTTTTGCTTTAACGGGGAGCATATCGTGCCttgcagttttttttttttagtgtgGCTTCGTGCTTCCCAATGATAATAACTACCTTAAAAGTAAGGGTTTTAAAAAGTTTACTTCATTCTTACAAGAGGAGCCTACACATTATGACCATCATTCATTGCTCTTTTCCCACGATATATTTATCATCGGAAATTGCACAATCTTATGTTTTTAGAGACAAAATTTGTGTAAAACTAGCTATTCAAAGGATACATCCACTTTTCTTTATAAAACTTGTTACTAAATCACCGATAAACAAGTAATATATAGTTcaaattaaagattttgaattaaaatttggtttgtTCAGTACGTAACAAATCCAAATATTACATCTCACATCCCTTTAGAAGAATTTTGAATACAGTATTGTCTTTTATGGTGGTGATGACCAACAAAAAGGCCAATTAACATCAAGAACGAAGAGGGCGTGCAAATGTCAATGGCTCGCATTCTCTTTTGTTCTTAAAATCTCAAATCATAACAAAATACAATGTTATTTCCATGCACAAATGAGCTGATAGATTTAAAAAAAGATTAGGTTATATAAAAAGAAGTTTTGACAAGATAGATATTTCAATGGAAGAAAACAGGCATGGCACACACAAAGTGCGAGTTGAAGACGCAAAATATATAGTAGAAATCAACAATAGCATATAATTGGAATGGTGGGCAAGTACAAATTGATGTActaaactcataacaattaagtAACAGATTAAGATTGGCATGTGCATGGCATGCATTATCATATACCTCAGGCAAAACCctattgtaattataattaatttactaaaaCCCTATTCAGATATCAGACGCAGGGCCGGGgagcataattaattaataaagtcTAATCATAAGTCAAATATATGTTAGAAATTGATCATCCAAATGGTGAATTCCTCCCTTGTGCCACACTACCACTATTTATCACAGGGTTCATCCTCTCTGTCTGAAGTGCTGCCCTTCTTGGCGATGGCCTTTCCAGCTTAGGCGATGCTTCGAACTTCTTTTCACCTATGCCATCGCCCGAAAGCACCGGCTTGGCATCGTAAATCTCCGATATACTGTCTAGCTCGGTAGACGGCGGTGCAAGCTGAATCTGGTCGGTTTTGAAAGGATCATCTTGAGGTCCTAGACATGATGGAGCCGTGCCCAAATCTTGCAGTCGGAGATCATCGGACCAGATCAATGGACTCTTCCCGCTGCCGCTGTAAGGGCTCGGCCTCTTCTTTCCGAGGCAAGTGTTATCATTATTGGAAATGAAGCCATCAAGTAATGGTCTATCCATGTTGTGTGGGAGATCAAGTTGATCACCTCCGTAAATGTTGAGATCTTGAAAAGGTGGGAAATTGAGAGGACCGAAATCTTTCATCGCTCCGATGTCGGGAACACCTTGATTTCCCATACCTTTATAGCCCCCGGAAGCCATGTTTTCGCCAGCCAGTGTTTGACAAGCCTTTTCTAGTATGGACTGCATATACTTGCCTTGAGCCTCAATCCTCAGTTGAAGGTGTCTTTGAACCTGCCAGCCACGCATGAACCAGTTCATATAAAAGAAGATTTATCCACCCAAAGATTTCATTGTTTTGTAATAGTGATGAAGCAAGAAAGAATATAATATGATCTGTTGAGATAAGGAGAATTTGGGCATACCTCCAATTGCTCATGAAGTCTTCTCTGCACT carries:
- the LOC121212463 gene encoding myb family transcription factor IPN2 → MFQPKKPTTMNSHDRPMCVQGDSGLVLTTDPKPRLRWTVELHERFVDAVTQLGGPDKATPKTIMRVMGVKGLTLYHLKSHLQKFRLGKQPHKEINDHSMKDDLQRSAASSSGMMARSMNEMQMEVQRRLHEQLEVQRHLQLRIEAQGKYMQSILEKACQTLAGENMASGGYKGMGNQGVPDIGAMKDFGPLNFPPFQDLNIYGGDQLDLPHNMDRPLLDGFISNNDNTCLGKKRPSPYSGSGKSPLIWSDDLRLQDLGTAPSCLGPQDDPFKTDQIQLAPPSTELDSISEIYDAKPVLSGDGIGEKKFEASPKLERPSPRRAALQTERMNPVINSGSVAQGRNSPFG